The genomic stretch CTTTGCCAAAGTTATTTGCATATTATTTCATGCTCTTGATTATAAACACTATACCCATTCAAGAATTGCTACACGCTAGAAACAAagccaaaaaataaaagaaagaaagaagttatGCTCACAAGTAGCTGATAGTACTCAGCTTCCCTCAACAGCTCTGCATATTCAGCTTCCTCAAGAGTGGGCACCACGCCGTCCCTTAACCAATTGAGAATGTGTCTGAAGTGCGTACCATCCCTATCAACAAACACATATCCCTGCAACGCAAATACACATTACCACTgtccaaaaatcaacaaatatattGAAATCTATGATTTAACAGTTATACAGAATTGTATACATATTAATAAAGATAGAGAGTTACAcccctcaccttacaagccggttttgtaagtataagttaggtcaaactctaatacatAATCTCACCATATGCTTTTAGTTAAATTTCCACAATAATAAGTAAATATCCAAATTGGTCATGACAAAAACACTAAGATTTATTTGGTCTCAAAGAACTAACATTCTCAAATGCAAATCTAATTCTCTTATAGAAACCTATGCAGCACTGACAACACATCAGATTGAAGACATGTTTTGAAGATCAATCAATTCAATATGCAGCAAAAATAAAAAGATCAATCAATTCAATATGTAGGTCTTTCATTAGTTTTGAAGAATGTTTATTAAAGAATGTGTATTTGGTTGGAGGAAAATGGAGAAGAGggattattttaaatatgagaTATTTTGTTCAATTATTAAGAGGGGGTGGAGGAGATGGGAcaggagcaaaatccctccaaaataAGAAGATTTGGAGGGAGAGTATGTTTGTTTCCCATATGAACATAACAGAGTGGAATGGAACATAACACAGAGAAAacgaacggagcggaatggaatataGATCTCATTCCATTATTtggttattttattaaaaatgtctCATTCCATTACATACACCCTAAATCGGATGGAACAAAAAATGGAGAATTGGATGGAACGGATTCCATCATGTTCCATTTCACTCCATCCATTATTTGCAATATCCAAACAATAGAATCTCAATACTTACTTACCACTCCATTTCATCCATACCACCAATTCAAACTAAATGTCATTTAATTTAATGTCATTTTAATTATTAGAACCGTCTTAAAAATGTAACTTTGCACTTTCCCTCCATAAAAATCTCTTCTCTCCACCCATcggacttttttttttaaatctctcCCCTCCTCTGTCCAACCTAGCAATGTCCAATCTAGCAATATCGATTTTTTCCAGTTGAACTAAGCTTTGCAGACTACTCATATATATAGCTATAAAAGGGTTTTCATTCAATTTTTCACTTCATgtaaactattttaaatataaattatccaTTCTTACTAACTTTCTTTTTATATAAGAATTAATTCATATAGTGTGAATCATAACTACATTGTTAATCAAGCTTAAACTTAAACTATTGTATTTaccattttttcttcatttttacctTATAGCAATCAATAAcaacagaaacaaaaaaaaaaacaaattagggATTACCACCTTGTGCGGATCTTGAGGGAGAGTATGGCGACCACTGAACATAGCAGCGAGCATTGAATCTGGCTCGCGATGTGTCATCGTATCGATCGTCGTCGAGAATTTCTTCCCTCCTGCGAAAACGAAAACGAAATTCAATCAAACGGCGTCGTGTGGTGGAATAGTGTGatgttagggtttgtggagggatTAGAGATTACGTTACCGATGTTGAGACGGAGAACGGAGGATGTGTCGGATTGGAAATCGTCCTTCATTGTGAAGTTGTTGCGGTGGTGCTGTGGAGTACTGCCAGAGTGCCGGTGAGAGAGCGAGAGGatgtattaaattaaattaaatcaagttGTATAGTTCTTTTCTTTAGTGTTAattgtgaatatttttttcaaataaccacaatttttttttaaaaattcctaAGTAATCAAATTTTCAACATAAATACTAGGCTTAAatgcagttttagtccccctatttcaaTATTTTTAACGTTTTAGTCCCCCTTTAAAAAAACTCAGCCTTTTGATCCCCATTTAAACACTTTTTGGGTTTTTTTAAAGTCCCCCTCCAGTTTTGGGGATGTGGCACATTTGAACGCTGAGTTGGCTCATGGAGTCTTGTGCCACGTCATTTAAAATATTTggttgaattaaaatacatttattttatttgcataatatataaaaaaacatttcaGAATTTTAATTGATTTCATCCCCTTTCTGTCCTCTTTGTATCGTGAACCCTAATTTCAATACTCACTCTCTTCTTCAATTGGCTCGTGATCCCTAATTTCCACTCTCTTCTTCAATTGGCTCGTGAACCCTTTCTGCAATTGCTACATCTTCTTCATCCGAAAGTTGGAAGCATGTCAAAGTATTCCCATGGAAGCATAAGCAGAAGCTCGACAAAGCAAAGATACTACGCAGGAGAGTGTAAATGTGGCCTTGATGCGCCGCTAATGACTTCATGGACGGATGCTAATCCAGGGAGGCGTTTTTATGGCTGTGGAATGTATAAGGTATTATTTTTCATCTCAAGCTTACATTTTCTGAATGTTACCGTAAATGTGACCTCATCTTCTTTCATGTTTTGGTAGCTATATGGAAAGAAAGGGTGCAGTCACTTTGAATGGTATGATGAGGAGATGAGCTTAAGAGCAAAGGATTTGATTTGTTCATTAGAACAAAGATTAAATGCAGAGAAGTGTAAAGTGATTGAATCCAAGGTGAAAGAAGATGAATTGAAGATGAAGCTAAAGTACCTGAAAATGCAGTTGAAGTTTACAATTGTGATTTCTTTTGTTCTATTGTTAGGTCTAATAGCATCATGTATAATGAATTAGGAAGACAGCCATGTTGTGATGGAGTTATGTCTAGTTGTGAGTTATGTCTAGGTGTGAGTTTACAGTTCTGTATTATGTGATATCATTTGTACTGGAAGTGTATTATGTAACATTGATTAAGCTGAAGTGTATTATGTATACTGGAATTGTCTAATGAAGTGTATTAATGAAAGAAAATTTTGTTTTGATAACTGATATGTGTTTACTGATAACCAAAATGGCATATAATTCAAAATGACTGGTAATTCAAAATGACATATAATTCAAAGGAAATGCCTTGTTCATTACATAACCAAAATGACAAATAACCTTGTTCATTACAGGATGACTTAACAAAAGGCTTAACAAAATAACATAACCTAACTGACTTTAAATAACCTTGTTCATTACAAGTTGTCCAAAATGACACATAAAACTTAATGAATTGACACATAATCCAGCATTCTGATTGCTGAGTTTGCTGAGATTGTGGTGGTGCTTGTGATGATGTTCCACACTCTTCAGCAATTGTTTGACCAGCAGATGCTCTTGGCTGTTTTGTCTTGCTAACACTTGTTGATGCAGTCTTCTTTGCCTTGTCCTGTTTCTGTTTTCCACCACCTGTTGGAGCAGTTTTCTTAGCTTTCTTGTTTCCACCTTTTGGAATTGCAATATCAGCACCCCTCTTCCCCTTGCAAGATTTTTTGTTGTGTCCCATACCTCCACACTTGTGACAAGTCACTGTAGTTAGTTTTCTGGGAAGAACATGTGGATTCCTAGGCTCATC from Vicia villosa cultivar HV-30 ecotype Madison, WI linkage group LG4, Vvil1.0, whole genome shotgun sequence encodes the following:
- the LOC131596784 gene encoding uncharacterized protein LOC131596784, whose protein sequence is MSKYSHGSISRSSTKQRYYAGECKCGLDAPLMTSWTDANPGRRFYGCGMYKLYGKKGCSHFEWYDEEMSLRAKDLICSLEQRLNAEKCKVIESKVKEDELKMKLKSNSIMYNELGRQPCCDGVMSSCELCLGVSLQFCIM